A part of Gracilimonas sp. genomic DNA contains:
- a CDS encoding adenylate/guanylate cyclase domain-containing protein: MAQTNNIRLLAAIMFADIVGYSKMMQEDEESAKAVRDHQRSVIEEYLLKYHGQVMQYYGDGTLIMFGSALDAVNCAKEIQAELRKEPKVPLRIGIHIGDVVYDDEGIYGDAVNVAARVQSLGITGSVMISGKVFDEVKNHPGIRVEAFGEHELKNIYIPISIYALADRGLEIPKQSYIEELTGSTQKSIAVLPFSNFSSEPDNEYFSDGITEEIINTLTRVKDLRVASRTSVFAYKKVTKDIRDIGKELNVAAILEGSVRKAGNRIRVTAQLINADDGFHIWSENFEGELKDIFTVQDEIARKIVGRLEDSFTEQDKGRLYESPTQNIDAYNYYLQGLFYWNKRSPETVRKAITFFEKAIDECNTYTNAYSYLANCYTYLGTIGHMSGEKAFTKAEKNALKAIEINNSRADSYIALGFVNLFFKWDFYTAESNLRKAITMEPNSSEARQALSFYNRIVGRFDKMLQQAEAAAKIDPLSLPALLELGRAHWVVGNYEKALNSFNEALDLDPVFRAALEGKALVYMSQKKYDKALRAAKKYIDLIDSKHKGGSQLACIYALMGDKKRTEESIELIKKRAQDQPNQNLTLDFAMVYAALGDKDLAFKYLNKALKNRLGSLLLIKTLPVIRNLQDDPRFDELVDKIGLPKESKAHLKAH; this comes from the coding sequence ATGGCCCAGACTAATAACATACGATTGCTCGCCGCCATCATGTTCGCCGATATTGTCGGCTACTCAAAAATGATGCAAGAAGATGAAGAAAGTGCGAAAGCAGTCAGAGACCATCAGCGCTCTGTAATCGAGGAATACCTGCTAAAGTATCATGGCCAGGTGATGCAGTACTATGGGGATGGCACACTCATTATGTTTGGCAGCGCTCTTGACGCCGTAAATTGCGCCAAAGAAATTCAGGCTGAGCTCAGAAAAGAACCAAAGGTTCCTTTACGAATAGGTATACATATAGGGGATGTTGTTTATGATGATGAGGGCATTTACGGAGATGCCGTTAATGTTGCAGCAAGGGTTCAGTCTTTGGGTATAACAGGTTCTGTTATGATTTCAGGAAAGGTTTTTGATGAAGTCAAAAACCACCCGGGTATAAGAGTAGAAGCTTTTGGTGAACACGAGCTGAAAAATATTTACATCCCAATAAGTATTTATGCACTTGCCGATCGAGGTCTCGAAATTCCCAAACAAAGTTATATCGAAGAACTTACAGGCAGTACCCAAAAGAGCATAGCTGTGCTGCCCTTTTCTAATTTCAGCTCAGAACCTGATAACGAGTATTTTAGTGATGGTATAACAGAAGAGATTATCAATACACTTACACGAGTGAAAGATTTGCGTGTAGCTTCCCGAACATCCGTTTTTGCCTATAAAAAAGTAACCAAAGACATCCGGGATATCGGTAAAGAATTAAATGTTGCTGCCATATTAGAGGGAAGCGTTCGAAAAGCTGGAAATCGAATCAGGGTGACAGCACAGTTAATAAATGCAGATGACGGCTTCCACATTTGGTCGGAAAATTTTGAAGGGGAATTAAAAGATATTTTTACCGTTCAGGACGAAATTGCCCGTAAAATTGTAGGGCGGCTGGAAGACAGCTTCACAGAACAGGATAAAGGAAGGCTTTACGAATCACCAACTCAAAATATCGATGCCTACAACTACTACCTGCAGGGACTTTTTTATTGGAACAAACGATCTCCTGAAACCGTCCGAAAAGCAATTACCTTCTTCGAAAAAGCCATCGACGAGTGCAACACGTACACCAATGCTTACTCATACCTTGCCAACTGCTATACCTATCTGGGAACTATAGGTCACATGTCAGGTGAAAAAGCTTTTACCAAAGCAGAGAAGAATGCCCTCAAAGCTATTGAGATTAATAATTCCAGAGCCGACTCTTACATTGCTCTTGGCTTTGTAAACCTGTTTTTCAAGTGGGATTTTTATACGGCCGAATCGAACCTGCGGAAGGCCATCACAATGGAACCAAATAGCAGTGAAGCCCGGCAGGCTCTCTCTTTTTATAATCGTATTGTTGGCCGTTTTGATAAAATGCTTCAACAAGCTGAGGCGGCTGCAAAAATTGACCCCCTTTCCCTCCCTGCGTTGCTTGAGCTAGGACGTGCACACTGGGTGGTAGGGAATTATGAAAAAGCCCTTAATTCCTTCAACGAGGCCCTCGATTTAGACCCTGTGTTCAGAGCTGCGCTCGAAGGAAAAGCACTCGTTTACATGAGTCAGAAAAAGTATGATAAAGCACTTAGGGCAGCTAAAAAATATATTGACCTTATTGATTCCAAGCACAAAGGTGGTTCCCAGCTGGCTTGCATCTATGCTTTAATGGGTGATAAAAAACGAACAGAAGAAAGCATTGAGTTAATTAAGAAACGTGCACAAGATCAGCCTAATCAAAACCTCACACTGGATTTTGCTATGGTTTATGCTGCCCTGGGAGATAAAGACCTGGCTTTCAAATACCTGAATAAGGCATTAAAAAACAGGCTCGGTTCACTGCTCCTGATAAAGACTCTTCCGGTAATACGAAACCTTCAAGATGACCCGCGCTTTGATGAGCTAGTAGATAAAATTGGGCTGCCCAAAGAATCTAAAGCCCACCTTAAAGCTCATTAA
- a CDS encoding BamA/TamA family outer membrane protein, with amino-acid sequence MINKFYALLLLLILSSCSTSQTYINQEDGNPLSLAPPDNKDLIYRVFLIGDVGAPSLDTQEPVLKLFQSQLENAGSRSAAIFLGDNIYMNGLPDSTHSRRMFYEQRLIEQLKTVEHFEGRIVFLPGNHDWDDGGPDGLEAVNRQEQFVETYLNRGNTFLPDNGFPGPISVKLLDDNDDPRLREDIRLIVLDTQWWLHKYDKPYGDTGEYELFDAGDILIELDDILKKQRKDYLLVAAHHPLRTNGNHGGYLPPSTHLKPPVFGSLYTLYRRAFGFPQDVHHHQYAKMVGALEELFHAYELEDLIYASGHAHSLQYHREEGTRINHHYLISGSGTKENYVASGRGAEFIHSGNGFMTVQYYADGSVWMEAWVPEGDGSTGKMLYRNQLKPPFEEAFPDQESTEDIPDIDYTDSTKVVAANPEYDGKGGLFEFFIGSHNRKYWSIENEFPVFDVTEVEGGLTPVRTGGKGQSTTIHLEREDGRDFVLRSVDKEAGRIWDENLKKTIARDLAQDQFSIINPFSALIIPTLADAIGTYHTNPKIYYVPKDPKLGVYAEEIGGQLALFEERPNGDMSDVASVGFTEEVLSSTELIRELDNDIDHRVDQHTFAKNRLFDMLLADWDRHEDQWRWASFEPEDEKGKIYKPIPRDRDIALMNMTGVIPSLAKVLGPFAQYQNFSEDYGYLKGLNNNSLAMTRRFTNQLTKQEWLNIAEDIKNSLTDEVIEQAVRNYPDRVFEKYGEETIRTFKIRRNQIVAVAEEYYDLISGVVSIQGSNKRELFEVQVISEDEIIVKVFKLSGKGDLREQYFKRAFFKDETHELRLYGMGDDDIFKLNGDTKNNTKIRIIGGSGKDVYSDSTNRKGLTRQVEIYDTKNGNSINTGANTDVNLSDKAENIHYNYSKDFRWNTVRAKLFFEYNNDDGLFLGGGPQIVQNGFRKQPASVHYPRANYAPLTGASNVRYNGTWYNLIQKWDAKLDGEFLLPKSYKNFFGFGNETTLEGRSLNYYRARLYQFALEPGLSLKKNILEFYAGIHFRGTNVEKDPNNIVTDPVNGIPNGELDEQYFTGLASSLRFVDLDNGLNPRQGYRLSFIGDYNLGIISTGETFTRLESELELYFSPRLNPQITLANRVGSAHNIGDFPFYEANTLGGTTNLRGFNGRRFSGRTSFFNNTELRLELFDFYNYLLGGKVGISSFFDVGRVWFDGEGSSVWHSGYGGGLWFNIFESFLINSSIGVSKEGTLFSVKAGFLF; translated from the coding sequence ATGATAAATAAGTTTTACGCGCTCTTACTACTACTCATTCTATCCTCTTGTTCTACCAGCCAAACGTATATCAATCAGGAAGATGGTAACCCCCTGTCTCTTGCTCCTCCCGACAACAAAGATTTAATCTATCGTGTCTTTTTGATTGGGGATGTTGGAGCACCCTCTTTAGATACACAAGAACCCGTTTTAAAACTGTTTCAAAGTCAACTGGAAAATGCAGGGAGTCGGAGTGCCGCTATTTTCTTAGGCGATAACATCTATATGAATGGGCTGCCTGACTCCACCCATTCGCGCCGTATGTTTTATGAACAACGGTTAATTGAGCAACTCAAAACAGTTGAGCATTTTGAAGGCCGAATAGTTTTTCTGCCCGGAAACCACGACTGGGATGATGGTGGCCCGGATGGATTGGAAGCTGTAAATCGACAAGAGCAATTTGTGGAAACCTATCTGAACCGCGGAAACACGTTCTTACCTGATAACGGATTTCCTGGCCCAATCTCCGTTAAGCTTCTGGATGATAACGATGACCCAAGGCTGCGCGAAGACATCCGGCTTATTGTTTTAGATACACAGTGGTGGCTTCATAAATACGATAAACCTTACGGTGATACCGGGGAGTACGAACTTTTTGATGCCGGTGATATTCTTATTGAACTGGATGATATTCTAAAAAAACAGCGAAAAGACTATCTGCTGGTAGCTGCTCATCACCCATTAAGGACCAATGGCAACCATGGAGGTTATCTTCCCCCGTCAACGCATCTGAAACCACCCGTTTTTGGAAGCTTATATACGCTTTATCGCAGGGCTTTTGGGTTTCCGCAGGATGTGCATCATCACCAATATGCTAAGATGGTGGGTGCTCTGGAAGAGTTATTCCATGCTTATGAACTTGAAGATTTGATTTATGCCTCCGGCCATGCCCATAGCCTTCAGTATCACCGGGAAGAGGGTACACGCATCAATCACCACTACCTGATAAGCGGCTCCGGAACCAAGGAAAATTATGTGGCATCAGGGAGAGGGGCCGAATTTATCCACTCCGGAAATGGCTTTATGACGGTTCAATATTATGCTGATGGTTCTGTTTGGATGGAAGCATGGGTGCCCGAAGGTGACGGATCAACCGGTAAAATGCTGTATCGAAATCAGCTTAAACCTCCATTTGAAGAAGCCTTTCCTGACCAGGAATCTACAGAAGACATCCCGGATATTGACTACACCGACAGTACTAAAGTGGTTGCAGCCAATCCTGAGTATGATGGGAAAGGTGGCCTTTTCGAATTTTTTATTGGGTCCCATAATCGAAAATACTGGTCAATAGAAAATGAGTTTCCAGTTTTTGATGTAACTGAAGTGGAAGGCGGGTTGACTCCCGTTCGAACCGGAGGAAAAGGACAATCTACAACTATTCACCTGGAGCGTGAAGATGGTCGGGATTTCGTTCTTCGTTCCGTTGACAAAGAGGCTGGCCGAATCTGGGATGAAAACCTTAAGAAAACCATTGCCAGAGATCTTGCTCAGGATCAGTTTTCCATTATCAACCCCTTCTCTGCCCTTATTATTCCAACACTCGCTGATGCTATTGGCACCTATCACACCAACCCAAAAATCTATTACGTGCCAAAAGACCCTAAACTCGGCGTTTATGCAGAGGAAATAGGCGGACAACTTGCCCTTTTTGAAGAGCGCCCGAATGGCGACATGAGTGATGTTGCCAGTGTTGGTTTCACCGAAGAAGTACTCAGCAGTACAGAACTCATCAGAGAGCTGGATAATGATATAGACCACAGGGTAGATCAGCACACATTCGCCAAAAATCGCCTTTTTGATATGTTGCTTGCAGATTGGGATCGCCATGAAGACCAATGGCGATGGGCTTCTTTTGAACCTGAGGATGAAAAGGGTAAAATCTACAAACCCATCCCCCGAGATCGGGACATCGCCCTGATGAACATGACCGGAGTCATTCCTTCGCTGGCAAAAGTGCTGGGACCTTTCGCTCAGTATCAAAACTTCTCGGAAGACTATGGGTACCTGAAAGGCCTGAATAATAACTCCCTCGCCATGACGCGCCGGTTCACAAATCAGCTCACCAAACAGGAATGGCTGAATATTGCGGAAGACATCAAAAACTCTTTAACGGATGAAGTGATAGAGCAAGCCGTTCGAAACTATCCCGACCGGGTTTTTGAAAAATATGGAGAAGAAACGATCCGGACATTCAAAATTCGCAGAAACCAAATTGTTGCAGTGGCTGAAGAATACTATGACCTGATCTCTGGTGTAGTTTCCATTCAGGGAAGTAACAAGCGGGAACTCTTTGAAGTGCAGGTGATCAGTGAAGATGAGATCATCGTCAAAGTGTTCAAACTTTCAGGCAAAGGGGACCTGAGAGAACAATATTTTAAGCGAGCTTTTTTCAAGGATGAGACCCATGAATTGCGACTGTACGGAATGGGAGATGACGATATTTTCAAGCTGAATGGTGACACGAAGAACAACACAAAAATTCGGATTATCGGAGGCTCCGGGAAAGACGTGTACTCCGATTCAACCAATCGAAAAGGACTCACCCGGCAAGTTGAAATCTATGATACAAAGAATGGCAACTCCATAAACACCGGAGCGAATACGGATGTTAACCTGTCTGACAAAGCTGAAAACATTCATTACAATTACAGCAAAGACTTCCGCTGGAATACCGTTCGGGCCAAGCTCTTTTTTGAATACAATAATGATGATGGGCTTTTTCTTGGGGGCGGGCCACAAATCGTTCAAAATGGATTCAGAAAGCAACCCGCCTCTGTTCATTATCCCCGAGCCAATTACGCCCCCCTTACCGGAGCTTCAAATGTACGGTATAATGGCACTTGGTATAATCTAATTCAAAAGTGGGATGCAAAGCTGGATGGAGAGTTTCTGCTCCCAAAGAGTTATAAAAACTTTTTCGGCTTTGGAAATGAAACTACACTAGAGGGCCGATCTCTTAATTATTACCGGGCTCGCTTGTATCAGTTTGCTCTTGAGCCGGGCCTGAGTTTGAAGAAGAATATTCTGGAATTCTACGCTGGCATCCATTTTCGTGGGACGAATGTGGAAAAAGACCCCAACAACATTGTAACCGATCCTGTTAACGGAATTCCAAACGGTGAACTGGATGAACAGTACTTTACCGGACTCGCTAGTTCGTTGCGGTTTGTTGATTTAGATAATGGACTCAATCCCCGGCAAGGGTACCGGCTTAGTTTCATTGGTGATTATAACCTTGGCATTATTAGTACAGGAGAAACTTTTACCCGACTGGAATCTGAACTTGAATTATATTTCTCTCCCCGACTCAATCCTCAAATTACACTGGCCAACAGAGTTGGTTCAGCCCACAATATTGGAGACTTCCCTTTTTATGAAGCCAATACACTTGGAGGTACTACAAACCTGAGGGGATTTAACGGAAGACGTTTCTCTGGTCGAACCAGCTTCTTCAACAACACTGAACTCCGGCTTGAATTATTTGACTTCTATAATTACCTGTTAGGCGGAAAAGTTGGAATAAGCAGCTTTTTTGATGTTGGGCGTGTTTGGTTTGATGGAGAAGGCTCATCGGTTTGGCATTCCGGTTATGGAGGCGGACTATGGTTCAATATCTTTGAATCTTTTTTAATCAATTCGAGTATTGGTGTCTCGAAAGAAGGAACCTTGTTCTCAGTTAAAGCCGGATTTTTATTCTAG
- a CDS encoding helix-turn-helix domain-containing protein — MPKTVGDLTLYSVDDLHEQLGISKMTLRTYLREGRIRGRKLGVSWYVTEEAIREYFDEPQESSPQSTKKKSKKQYRYIVQGINDLVSETEECETIDEVISTLKEQAIISLFQVRIVDKETDEITEIIKAREFLERHA, encoded by the coding sequence ATGCCTAAGACTGTAGGAGATTTAACGCTGTATTCGGTGGATGATCTGCATGAGCAGCTTGGAATCTCAAAGATGACGTTACGGACGTACCTCAGAGAGGGCCGGATTCGCGGTCGTAAATTGGGAGTGAGTTGGTACGTGACCGAAGAAGCCATTCGCGAGTATTTTGACGAACCTCAGGAATCATCACCACAATCAACCAAAAAGAAAAGTAAAAAGCAGTACCGATATATTGTGCAGGGGATTAACGATCTTGTGAGTGAAACCGAAGAATGTGAAACTATTGACGAAGTTATATCCACCCTGAAGGAACAGGCGATTATCAGCTTATTTCAGGTTCGGATTGTGGATAAGGAAACCGATGAAATCACCGAAATTATTAAAGCCAGAGAATTTTTAGAACGCCATGCTTAA
- a CDS encoding NUDIX hydrolase — MNEHKLLVEKTRTSKEIFNGKLLHVFYDEAELPDGSTSSREWIKHPGACAVVPVFENGDLMMIRQFRYPMKQVFWEVPAGKIDAGETQDNTALRELQEEAGVATNDFAYVGHFYPGIGYSDEIIHIYVAWNLKSVPQKVDDDEFVTRERIPFKEAVNMVHSGEINDGKTVICLLRAWEWWQQNAPFRID; from the coding sequence ATGAACGAGCATAAATTACTGGTCGAAAAAACCCGGACTTCAAAGGAAATTTTTAACGGGAAGTTATTACATGTTTTTTATGATGAAGCTGAATTACCCGATGGCTCAACTTCCTCCAGGGAATGGATTAAACACCCCGGCGCCTGTGCTGTGGTTCCGGTTTTTGAAAACGGCGATCTGATGATGATCCGACAGTTCCGCTATCCCATGAAACAGGTTTTTTGGGAAGTCCCTGCCGGTAAAATTGATGCCGGAGAAACTCAAGACAATACTGCCCTTCGTGAACTTCAGGAAGAAGCTGGTGTTGCAACGAATGATTTCGCTTATGTCGGACATTTTTACCCGGGCATCGGTTATTCCGATGAAATCATTCACATTTACGTTGCATGGAACCTGAAATCTGTTCCTCAAAAAGTTGATGATGATGAATTTGTGACCCGTGAGCGCATCCCTTTCAAAGAAGCTGTAAACATGGTTCACTCTGGCGAGATTAATGACGGAAAAACTGTTATTTGCCTGCTCCGTGCATGGGAGTGGTGGCAGCAAAATGCGCCATTCAGGATTGATTAA
- a CDS encoding CDP-alcohol phosphatidyltransferase family protein: MAAAIRNIDGKKVEVTGQVFTWSNTISFSRILVAFPVVYLHYLNDFQVNTAIIVLILYGVISDYLDGFIARKTDTISELGKMIDPVADKLCALVLFVYTVWIGWIPLWFLIFAMIRDSMIMLGSYYIKKKYDKVAMAIMSGKISVNVLALYWIAVFFFPEAGSTHMFLMACSVTLMVISWIDYFNRYRLIMSGAEFN; encoded by the coding sequence TTGGCTGCAGCAATAAGAAATATAGACGGTAAGAAAGTAGAAGTAACCGGACAGGTTTTCACCTGGTCTAATACAATCTCTTTTTCCAGAATACTGGTGGCCTTCCCTGTAGTATATTTGCACTACCTGAATGATTTTCAGGTAAATACCGCTATTATTGTATTGATTCTATATGGAGTGATCTCTGATTACCTGGATGGGTTTATAGCGCGCAAAACGGATACTATTTCAGAGCTGGGCAAGATGATAGACCCCGTAGCTGATAAATTATGTGCGCTTGTTTTGTTTGTATATACCGTTTGGATTGGCTGGATTCCTCTTTGGTTCCTGATATTTGCCATGATTCGCGACAGTATGATTATGCTGGGATCGTACTATATAAAGAAGAAATATGATAAAGTAGCTATGGCTATTATGTCGGGCAAAATTTCTGTAAATGTATTAGCTCTTTACTGGATTGCCGTATTCTTTTTTCCCGAAGCAGGAAGCACGCATATGTTCTTAATGGCCTGCTCAGTAACATTAATGGTTATTTCCTGGATTGATTACTTTAATCGCTACCGTCTTATTATGAGCGGAGCAGAATTCAACTAG
- the ftsY gene encoding signal recognition particle-docking protein FtsY has product MGFLEKLGLKKKETLDKGVEKSRDGLLNKIGKAFVGKDRVDDAILDDLEEILITSDVGVNTTIEIIKRIEARVAKDKYVTKDELQVMLREEIVNLLEDNAPDKPAEFEAEFPINPHVILVVGVNGVGKTTTIGKLAHLYKKAGKKVILGAADTFRAAAVNQLKIWSERADVPIIQQGQNADPASVAYDTVAAAKARGSDIALIDTAGRLHNKKALMEELAKIKRVMGKVVDGAPHEVILVLDASTGQNAMQQAKAFTETVDITGLALTKLDGTAKGGIVIGVSHELSVPVKYIGLGEKIEDLQVFDRADFVNALFGE; this is encoded by the coding sequence ATGGGATTTCTTGAAAAATTAGGACTAAAGAAAAAAGAGACGCTTGATAAAGGTGTCGAGAAAAGCCGTGATGGTTTACTCAATAAAATTGGAAAAGCTTTTGTTGGCAAAGACAGGGTTGACGATGCTATTCTGGATGATCTTGAGGAAATCCTGATTACTTCCGATGTGGGCGTTAATACTACTATCGAAATTATAAAACGGATTGAAGCTCGCGTTGCCAAAGACAAGTATGTGACTAAAGATGAGCTACAGGTTATGCTTCGGGAAGAGATTGTAAACCTGCTGGAAGATAACGCGCCCGACAAACCCGCCGAATTCGAGGCTGAATTTCCAATCAATCCACACGTCATCTTAGTAGTTGGGGTAAATGGAGTAGGTAAAACCACAACGATTGGGAAACTTGCTCATCTCTATAAAAAAGCAGGAAAGAAAGTGATATTAGGAGCGGCCGATACCTTTCGGGCTGCAGCGGTAAATCAGCTTAAAATATGGAGTGAACGAGCGGATGTTCCTATCATTCAACAGGGGCAGAACGCGGATCCGGCGTCGGTTGCCTATGATACGGTTGCAGCTGCAAAAGCCCGCGGCAGTGATATAGCTTTGATTGACACAGCGGGTCGGCTTCACAACAAAAAAGCTCTGATGGAAGAGTTGGCTAAAATTAAGCGCGTGATGGGGAAAGTGGTGGATGGAGCTCCTCACGAAGTGATTTTAGTTCTGGACGCCTCCACCGGACAAAATGCTATGCAGCAGGCTAAGGCTTTCACTGAAACTGTGGATATAACCGGTTTGGCACTCACAAAATTAGATGGAACTGCTAAAGGGGGGATCGTGATCGGAGTATCGCATGAACTAAGTGTTCCTGTAAAATACATCGGGCTGGGAGAGAAAATTGAAGATCTTCAGGTATTTGACCGGGCCGATTTTGTGAATGCTTTATTTGGAGAATAA